CAATGTTATCGCTATAGATGTGCGGGGCATTTCGTCAATTACTGATTATATCATCATTGCTGATGGGAATGTTGATCGGCATGTGTCTGCGCTTGCAACAGAGATTCAACATATCATGAGAGATGCGGGAGAGAAACCGGTCCATATTGAGGGGCAGCAAGTTGGAGATTGGGTTGTTCTTGATTACTTCCAAGTGGTCATTCATCTTCTCCTTCCTGATATGCGGCAAAAGTATCAGTTAGAACGCCTGTGGCCTGAAGGCAAGGTGATAGATTTAGATTTAACCTCTAAGGTGAAAAGTGAGTAAAAAGCGCCGTATTGTTGTGACAGGAATGGGAGTTGTCTCCTGTTTTGGAACTGATGTTGATCAGTTCTATCAAAGTCTTTTAGAAGGGAAAAGTGGAATCGCCCCTATTACCCAATTCCCATGTGAAGAGTATCCCACGCGTTTTGCAGGATCGGTCCAAGATTTTGAAGTTGGCGAATATATGGATAAAAAGCAAGCGCGTCGCGTAGACCCTTTTATTCGCTACACAATGGTTGCAGGTAAAAAAGCCTTAGAAAATGCAGGTCTGACGGGTGACGAGCTTGAAAAACTTGATAAGTCTCGTTGCGGTGTCCTCATTGGCTCTGGAATGGGGGGGATGTCGGTCTTTTTTGAAGGGAATAAGACCCTTTTTGATAAAGGGTTTAATCGCATTACTCCTTTCTTTGTCCCTTATATTATCACTAATATGGGCGGTGGCCTCTTAGCTATAGACCTAGGGTTTACTGGCCCAACCTACTCGATTTCGACTGCTTGCGCAACAGCAAACTACTCGATTGTTTCTGCAGCACAACATATTGAGCGGGGAGATGCTAATATTATGGTTTGCGGGGGAAGTGAAGCCCCCATTAACCCAATTGGAGTTGCCGGATTTGTTGTGATGAAAGCGCTTTCTGAGCGAAACGATGACATGGAAGGAGCTTCTCGCCCTTGGGACAAGTCTCGTGATGGTTTTGTTATCGGCGAGGGTGCAGGTGTTCTTGTTCTTGAAGAATATGAGCATGCTAAAAAGCGTGGAGCAACGATTCTTGCGGAGTACTTGGGTGGTGCGGTTTCTACCGATGCTTATCATATCACAAGTCCACGCGAAGATGGATCAGGGGTAGCTAGTTGTATAGAGACAGCTATCGAGGATGCCAATATCGATAAAAAAGATATCAATTATGTCAATGCTCATGCGACAGCAACGTCAGTGGGTGACCTCTGTGAAGTGCGCGGAATACGCACTGTCTTTGGCGATCAAGTCAAAGAGATGAAGATGAACGCGACCAAATCAATGACTGGTCATTGTCTAGGGGCTGCTGGGGGTGTTGAAGCGATTGCAACGATCAAAGCCATCCAAACAAAAAAACTCCATCCGAACCTTAATTTGAAGGATCCTGAAGGAGAGCTTGAGGGGTTCAATATTGTTGGGGATAAAGCCGAGGATTTTGAAGTCAAAGCGGGGATTTCTAACTCCTTTGGGTTTGGTGGACACAATTCCGTTGTCATCTTTAGTCCTTGTGAAACCGCTTAAGAGTTATTGTTTCGGGATTGTTCCCCTTACTTGTCGTGCAGGCTGTTGGGAAGTCTTTCTTGTTCGCCATCTCAATGGGGGGCATTGGTCCTTCCCTAAGGGACACAAAGAGACAGGGGAGTCTCCAAAAGAGGTTGCTGAGCGTGAGCTCAAAGAGGAAACGGGAATGGAGGTGATCCGCTATCTTGACACACCTTATGTTGTTGAAAAGTACCAATTCCATCATGAGGGGATTCTTGTCGACAAAACCGTTCGTTTTTACCTTGCCGAAGTGACTCCCAGCTACACTCTCCAAGCAGAGGAAATTTCTGAAGGTAAGTGGCTTCCTATTAATGAGATAATCGAATATGTCACCTTTGAAGAAGAGCGCAAACTATACCTTTCTGTGATAGACATTCTAAATAAGTAATAACAAATATCTTAACCATTCATATTAATAATCTTTTGGGCTATACTCCTGTCCAGAATTAAGCGAGGAAATGATGGAAAAAACAATGAGCCCACTTCTCATCAGACATAGTCACATCTGGGAGAACAATCTAATTTTTCGATCGTTAGAGGTTACTGCGATTACTGCTGCATGTGCCCTGCTTACGAAGTTTGCAATGAAAGAAGCTCAACGTCTTTCAAAATGGAACTTTGAGCCCTTCAAGGGAAATGTTCCTCCGAACCTTGCTTTTGGAACACTCTTTATTGCTTATGTTTCCTTTGCTCTTCGGACGACCAAGGTGCACCCTCTTAAAAACCTCCATCAATTCTTAACTGATATTTTAAACAGCAATAACATTGTTGGGGATGATACGTTAATTGAAAGAAATATGGGGCAATACAGCAAAAAGAATGCGATCGTAGCTCAGCTAAATTCTCCACGCTATAACCTGATTACCCTTAATAGTACGGCTATTACGAAGGATGGCACAGCAGGAGATCAACTGTTAGCACTTCTCACCGGGGATCCAAATAATTTAAGCGAGGAAAGAGCCGCGCGTGTTTTGAATCAACTAGAAGCACAGGTTTTCGGTGACCCTACAATTGATATTCAGGGTTTTCTCTATCAGGTTTTTCCTTTCGCAACGATTGGTCAGGATGAGCGCGTTGAAGCCAAACCTAAGTATGACCTCACGGTTACTGCGGATAGCTTTGATGTCCAAGTCAGTCGACCAATGCGCATCATACATGGGACCGATACACTTGCCTATCTAAGTCTCACGGTTAATCTCTCCATTCCTAAGAAAGAAGCTACCCCAGAAACGGCTTCCTACACTTGGGCTATCACAGAAGTTAAAAACTTTATTAATTAGTGCGTGCGATTTTAACCTTTGATTAATTCATATAATTAATTTTAATTTAGATAATGCCGTCATGAGATAGAAGCCCAAAGAGCGATATAGCTAAAGTGACTTAAATTAGTTATAGGCAGAGCTCCTTGAAAAGTTCGTCTATTCCACATTGATATTTTCTTCGCTTAGACTTTGCCTGTGCCCACTTGTGTTCAATAGGGTTTAGATCAGGGGAATAGGGAGGAAGATATTCCAAGGTATGGCCTGCAGCGTGGATCTTCTTTTGCATAGATTTGCTTTTATGGAATGAAGCATTATCCATAACCAGAATACTTTCAGAGGGAAGTTTCGGTAGCAAGTCCTCCTCTGCCCAAATGGAAAAGGCATCTGTATTAATATTGCACTCGAATAACGCAAGTGTAAGGAGGCTTGTTCCAAGTAATGCCCCTATTGCATTTGTTCTTCCTTTTGCTCCCCAATCATGAGTGCCAAAACATCGCTGTCCTATTTTGGAGTAACCGTGGGTGCGGGGCATATCATGGGCAAACCCGCTTTCATCAATATATACAATTGGCTTTCCCAAACGTTTATATTCTGCGATTTTTCCTTGAAAGATTTGTCTTTTTGTTTCGCAGGCCTTGGGATGGTTGAGAGTTTTTTTTATAGCTAATTCTTAACCTCTTCATGGCACACCGAATGCCTGAAGTGCTTACGTTAAGACGATGTGCTCGTTCATAGTTGAAGGCATCAGGGTATTTCTTGATATCCTCCATCAAGATCTCTCTATCAATCTTTATTGCAGGTCTGATTTTAGTGCGCCTCGGCTCTAACCTCTTAGACCAGAGAAACACACTATTTACACTTACTCCAAAGCGTCTTGCTACTTGGACAAAGCTTAATTTTTCTTTGCTCCGGATCGATAGAACTTTTTTTCTAAAATCTAGCGAATATGTCATTCAAAAAATTATAACTAAAACGAAATATTTTAGCTATATCCATCAGAGTACCTTCATCCTTCAACACTATCTTTTTTAAGATAATAGCACAGTTTTTCAAAGATTAAAAAGAACTCAATGGGTCATAAAAGCTTAGGTGAGGGATCTTTTGGCATTGAATTCAGCATTTGATCAAAGCAATAGACACCTAATCTACAAATTAATTGATGTTTCAAAGAGAAAAAAGTCAAACCAAGTGCAATACCAATAAAACCTGGGAGAATACTAGTAGGAGAAAGCTCTTTTATGACTTCTTTCATTTTTCCTTCAGGAATTACTATTTGAGCTCCATGAAAGTTAAAACCCATATGCACAAGAATACTAGCTGTCAACCCTACCTTTGTTTTTGCTATGGAACATAATGGACCCAAAATAAGGGCACAAAAACAGACTTGATAAGCAGTCATAGCAAATGCTTTAGAAGTTCTCTCTGTGCCGAAATAATTTAAAGAATGGACAAGACCAAACGCTCCGCTGCTAACTGCAGCTGTTTGTAGATTTGTTAGTGTGTAATACTTAGGAAGTAGTATATCAGGCAAGTATTTTCTATAAATGATCTCTTCAGCGATTGGAGCTACAATTGTCATTATGACAAAAAGGAACAGAATCTTAGCATTCCCTATTTCAGAGAGCTTTTGAATCTCTTCTTCTGTAGGATGCAGACCCATGGACCCACCAACGAACTTTACTGGATACTGAGCTATGTACCCAGCGGCTCCACAAGCTAGCATTTGCGCAACCCTTAGATCATTAACCTTTTGGGTAACTCCGATCAGAGAGCTAACTCCTTTAGTAGCATAGGAATAAACAGAATTTATCCCATAATTAAAAACATTTGTTATCATCTTTTTCCTCAGTTGATATAATAATACAATACCTGGTTTTTGTTAAAATTAAAACAATAAAAAATGTTTTATATTAGTAAGTTTTTTTATTAATTTTAAGAATTATATGAATAAAGCGCCGATTTAATAAGACCCATTTTTATATCTTGGGAAAGTGCCTATCCTAGTTTATCGGAAGCGACGTGATAGCCGGGGTCTTCTAGATAGTATCGTCAAGAAATTTTGAATTTGATATACTTTGCTGTCTTATACCAATGCAACAAAGGAATTTTCTATGGGAAAGCATCGCATCGTCACCACGATATTTCAGATAAAGTCTGGGAATTGTTAGCTCCTCACCTGCCAGGTCGAAAAGGGGGTTGGGGTGCCGTAGCAAAAGATAACCGTCTGTTCATTAACGCTGTTTTCTGGATTCTTCGAACAGGCTCTCCTTGGAGAGACTTACCACCTGATTATGGAGATTGGAAAAACACTCACCGTCGCTTTTGTCGTTGGCAGGATGCTAGAATTTGGGAAGCGTTGCTTGAATGTTTAGTGGAAGATCCTGACTATGAATGGCTCATGGTGCACCCTCATGCATCGGGAGCTAAAGGCGGTAATCAAGACATGAGTCGGACAAAAGGGGGCTTAACACAAAAATACACTTGGCCGTGGATGCGCATGGTATGCCAGTCCGAATTGTTGTTACGCAAGGTACCACTCATGACAGCACTCAAGCAAGTTTCTTGATCCAAGATATTTCAGGAGAGCATTTGCTCGCCGATAAAGCTTATAATAGTGACGCAATTATATTGCAAGCCGAGAGTCAGGGCATAAATCCAGTCATTCCTCTGAGGTCAAATCGCAAAAAATGGAGAGAATTTGATAAAGCACTATATAAGCTTCGACACCTTGTAGAAAATGCTTTTCTCCACCTAAAACGATGGCGTGGAATAGCCACTCGATATGCCAAAAATACAGCTTCATTCATAGCTGCAGTGCAAATTCGTTGTATCGCTCTTTGGGCTTCTATCTCATGACGATACTATCTAATTTATAAAATTAATTTTAATTTAGTTTGTGTTTTTATTTTATGGGGTGCTTATGTATAATGTGGGCCTAATTGAGGTTGGTTTATGCAAGAAGTACAAAATCGCTTTCCTGCGCATTTTCATCAGATTCATTTTCGGAAAGTCGTTCAGACAGTTGTAGTTACAGCTGCGTTGATGGCAATTACCAGATTCACCATTGGGCATGCGCAAAAAAGGACTAAAAAGCCGATTACTCCTTTTAAGGGGAATCAAAGAGCGACTCTTGCGTACTCAGCGGCATCTGTTGCTTGTCTTGCTGCTAGCATGGCTGCGATGGGCTTTTTCACAAAACAACCTGGACAAAACCCTCGAATCGGCCCCTTCCGACCTGTTGATGAAGTTCAAGAGGATCACGAAGTTGATTTAGTTCAACCCATTAGAAGGGAAGAGGGTCGAGAGGTGGCAGTCATTCCTGAGAGAGAAGCGTTGAATGCTATGAGGCTTTCTCGAGAGACGGTATTGAATGCACTCCAGGACAGGAATCTTCATAGGCTCCGACAGGATATTTTTGTTGGAGGACAACGAGTGACTATTCATCTCAATCTCAGAAATGCAAGTGCTGTGAGACAATACCTAGGGACTCTCAATGCTCTTGAACGGAGGCTTCAGATTCCTATGCAAAGAAGAGGAGCGCTCGAGATGCCTCCTTCTCAGCACGGAGCGCTTATTCCGCAGCAGAAAGCAATCCTGTCTTTGCCCGACCATCGTGCACTGTTCTTCCAAAGAGAAGCTCAGCTAAGGTTTGATCACCAGCTGAATAGAGGACCGTTGGAAGATATGCTTTTGCCATCTCTTTCTGATTCTTTAAGATTGCCAGGTCGAAGGGAACTTGTTTCTCCAGAAGAAAGTAATCCTGACGATTTTATCCTTGTAAGCCGTCCATGCCGTCCATGCCTGCCAGAAATTGGTGTTTCTAATGAGCATCTCTTTGGACAAAATGGGGTCTTAATGCGTTTGATGCTCTTCCGCAATCTTTTGAATGAATATAATCACCTGTTACAAGAAGAAGGAATCGACCTAGCGAATGACCATGAATCTCAAGAGTTGCTTCTAGTTCTCTATTACCTAACCAATCCGACATCGGCAAGTGATGCTAAAGAGCAATATGAACAATTTGTGGATGCTCATGAGGCGCTGATCCTTGCAGAAAAAAACGAAGAGGTAGCTCGCATTTGTAGTGTGATTGCGCGCGTACGAATGACTCCTAGAATCCAATCTTTTCAAAATGACTTTGTGCAGCAGCACATCAATCCTCATGATCGATTGACGCTTCAAAACTTCTCTCGGATTTTTGTTGAGAGAAACAAAGCGATTGCTGCATCGGATCCTCTGATGAGGGTTCATTGGTGGACATGCAATACGATTAAATTTCACGGAGCGATGAGTGGGGCCCACTACCTAAAGATCAATCCTCCACAACTCAGAAATATCGAAGATGGTGTTTACTACCTCCGCCACGCCACGCCTAATAAATATGACAGCGTTAAAGGTGTTATTATTGATCCTCTTTATCGAGAATTTCTTCAAGGGGCGGATGGACTTGTTCTCTATGCTGCGCATCAGCGTCTTAAAGATGATGGATCTCCAGAAAATGAAGATGTTCGGTGCCAAACCCTGCTCCAGCTAGAGCACGAAGAAAAGAATTTGATGCTCCTGTTTCAATCGGTTGAGAACACCCTTTTTAAGAGAGGAGCAAGAACCTTTGAAGCATTAAAAAACCAACTTATTGCCTCCTTCTATCAAGCCGAAGGGCATCGCTTAAATCGTCTCCCGCTGCGCCTTGGGAATCGCGAAGGATACAGAGAAAAAATGAAAGAGATCTGCGATTTCATTCATCAACGGTTTTTCGGAAATCGTCTTAACGTCAATCAAGATCGTGTCGACCTTTACGGAGGATTGGAAGAAGAGAAAAAGACGACTGAATGGCAAATGTTTATCATGCTCTTCTATTACTACCAACGCGAGGGTCTTAAGGCAGACTATTCCATCAAATATGTGAACACAGGGTGCAAGGATGATTTCGATCGAGGGGGAGGACAGAATATGACGACGGATCTTATGCACCTCTTTGAGAGACATGGGAAGGAGATTCCTCCCGAAAAACTCGAGGCGATTATGGATAGTGTTCAAGCTCCAACATTGCAGCTTAAAGGAACGGAGCCAATCAAATACCGTATTCATCCAGCACTTTGTGTTGCAGAGCTTTTAATATCGCTTGAGCAAGAAAATATCCTTGCAATTCAGAGGCGAGGAAGAGTGAGTGAGGTTATTGTTGAAAAGCGCGAACACCAGCCTGCGATCGCTACTCCAAAATTTGCCCAAACTCTCGGAGAGTATAAAGCAATTTTAACTTCCTTAAGTAGGCGCTCGTATACTGTTCATTCAGCTGACATGATTAAAAAAAATTGCACCATGTCGAGGGAGCAGATTGTTCCTCAGCTTGAGAGGAACTATGCAAATGGGTTGATGGTGGATGGATATCTTTATGATGGTACAGTAGGATGGGGATGGGACACATACCCTTATACGATTGAACAAATCTATAAAGAACTCACCGAAACACACCTGCTTTCTGAAGGAGCTGCCGTGCGTATTATGAATCAGCTCGAAGTGCAAATTTATTCGCAGCCATTTTCAGAACTCAAAAAGAACCTCGAAGTAGGCGAGCTGATGCTAAGGGGTGTATCAGGAAAACACTCTCCAATTTCTCTTGCCACAGTAGGAGAGGAGTTCGTGGTGAATGGTCAAACGCAGTGTGAAATTGTGGATGTGTCAAAAGATGGCGCGCGTGTTGCGAGTTTAGACGTAAACGTCACGCTCCGCATCCCTAAGTCTGAAGAACAGAGGGAAAGCGGATCGTGGTCTTGGCGCGTTAACCAGATTAGCTAAGCAGGGCTTTTCTCATGGCGTCGATCTGATTAGCCCCGGGATTACTTGCCTTATCAGTAATATCCCAATCATGAGGCCTTTGACTTGTCGCAAAAAGCTTCATATTTTCTGTATTGCTAGTCATTCCCTGACCACTAACGCCTTTTGTCTGATGTGAACCATGACCCATGGTTGGTGAAGTATTAGGT
The window above is part of the Candidatus Neptunochlamydia sp. REUL1 genome. Proteins encoded here:
- the rsfS gene encoding ribosome silencing factor, with translation MVKDLSYIIRQIAQAIYDKKGTNVIAIDVRGISSITDYIIIADGNVDRHVSALATEIQHIMRDAGEKPVHIEGQQVGDWVVLDYFQVVIHLLLPDMRQKYQLERLWPEGKVIDLDLTSKVKSE
- the fabF gene encoding beta-ketoacyl-ACP synthase II, translating into MSKKRRIVVTGMGVVSCFGTDVDQFYQSLLEGKSGIAPITQFPCEEYPTRFAGSVQDFEVGEYMDKKQARRVDPFIRYTMVAGKKALENAGLTGDELEKLDKSRCGVLIGSGMGGMSVFFEGNKTLFDKGFNRITPFFVPYIITNMGGGLLAIDLGFTGPTYSISTACATANYSIVSAAQHIERGDANIMVCGGSEAPINPIGVAGFVVMKALSERNDDMEGASRPWDKSRDGFVIGEGAGVLVLEEYEHAKKRGATILAEYLGGAVSTDAYHITSPREDGSGVASCIETAIEDANIDKKDINYVNAHATATSVGDLCEVRGIRTVFGDQVKEMKMNATKSMTGHCLGAAGGVEAIATIKAIQTKKLHPNLNLKDPEGELEGFNIVGDKAEDFEVKAGISNSFGFGGHNSVVIFSPCETA
- a CDS encoding bis(5'-nucleosyl)-tetraphosphatase gives rise to the protein MSSLVLVKPLKSYCFGIVPLTCRAGCWEVFLVRHLNGGHWSFPKGHKETGESPKEVAERELKEETGMEVIRYLDTPYVVEKYQFHHEGILVDKTVRFYLAEVTPSYTLQAEEISEGKWLPINEIIEYVTFEEERKLYLSVIDILNK
- a CDS encoding IS630 family transposase gives rise to the protein MKKTLNHPKACETKRQIFQGKIAEYKRLGKPIVYIDESGFAHDMPRTHGYSKIGQRCFGTHDWGAKGRTNAIGALLGTSLLTLALFECNINTDAFSIWAEEDLLPKLPSESILVMDNASFHKSKSMQKKIHAAGHTLEYLPPYSPDLNPIEHKWAQAKSKRRKYQCGIDELFKELCL
- a CDS encoding IS630 transposase-related protein; translated protein: MTYSLDFRKKVLSIRSKEKLSFVQVARRFGVSVNSVFLWSKRLEPRRTKIRPAIKIDREILMEDIKKYPDAFNYERAHRLNVSTSGIRCAMKRLRISYKKNSQPSQGLRNKKTNLSRKNRRI
- a CDS encoding CPBP family intramembrane glutamic endopeptidase; protein product: MITNVFNYGINSVYSYATKGVSSLIGVTQKVNDLRVAQMLACGAAGYIAQYPVKFVGGSMGLHPTEEEIQKLSEIGNAKILFLFVIMTIVAPIAEEIIYRKYLPDILLPKYYTLTNLQTAAVSSGAFGLVHSLNYFGTERTSKAFAMTAYQVCFCALILGPLCSIAKTKVGLTASILVHMGFNFHGAQIVIPEGKMKEVIKELSPTSILPGFIGIALGLTFFSLKHQLICRLGVYCFDQMLNSMPKDPSPKLL
- a CDS encoding IS5 family transposase (programmed frameshift), with translation MFYGKASHRHHDISDKVWELLAPHLPGRKGGWGAVAKDNRLFINAVFWILRTGSPWRDLPPDYGDWKNTHRRFCRWQDARIWEALLECLVEDPDYEWLMVHPHASGAKGGNQDMSRTKGGFNTKIHLAVDAHGMPVRIVVTQGTTHDSTQASFLIQDISGEHLLADKAYNSDAIILQAESQGINPVIPLRSNRKKWREFDKALYKLRHLVENAFLHLKRWRGIATRYAKNTASFIAAVQIRCIALWASIS